CGCCCACGTGCAGGCGGATGTGCTCTGCGTCGCCGCCACAAGaaccggcggcgacgacggccacGTGCACGGCGCCTGCCACTCGACCCCCTTCAAGGTGGTCCTGGTGAGCGCCCAGAAGCACGTCGCCCGGTCCTGCGTCTACTCCTCCGAGACCGGCTCCTGGGGCAGCACCATGTCAACCAAGGTTCAGCACCACACCATGTCATGCATCGGCAGCCGAAGCATCCTGGTCGGGAACTCGCTCCACTGGCTCATCTTTGGCTCCGGGACCGGCATGCTCGAGCTTGATCTGGACACGCAGATCCCAGCTGCGGTGGAGCTCCCAGAGGACGCCATTGATGGCCACCACGGCCTGTACCTGAGCACGCTGGGCGGCGGGGTTGGCTTCATCACCGTGTCGGACGTCTACGTGGCTCAGCTATGGCTGAGGACCACCTGTTTTGATGGCGCCGCTGAATGGATGCCGGCTCAAGCGATTGAGTTGGGCAAGCTTCTCCCGCTGCGGCCTGGGGAGTGGACGAATCTCCAGACCGTCATGGGGGTTGCTGGGGACGACAACGTGATATTCGTGTCGACAAACAGAGGCGCCTTCATGGTTCATCTCGAGACAATGCAGTTTAAGAAAATCTTTGACCGCAATCCTTTTGCCGAATGTACGACCTCCACTATCCACCCGTTCTCAAGTTTTTTCGCTGCAGGCAGTAGCACGCCTCGACATTGAAAAGTATCTAGTATAACAGACTTGTAATGGTTATTTCAGTACTTCTGGAATCCTTTCCTTGTCCTTTTATTTTTAGACTAGCAGTTTGTTTTAGAAATTTGTTTTTATATCAAATCATACCATTTGTTTCTTCGGCTGGTTCATGAACTCATGCCACATACAAATATACACTATTATTGTCTATATATTGTTGCTCGGTGAGCAGTACAAGATATTACAGTTGCTCTTCCAATGCTCTAGGTGTCACCTGTATTCTGTACTATCATATTTACATAGCTACAGTTGTGATGTTTTCATGGTGATATAGTGTTGGAAATTGACAATATCTGTGATTCCTGTGAAGTCGAAAGATTTCATgtagttttttttttgcgaatattccaccgatctattaataatcatcaatggCAGTACAAACTAAcctaaaagtaataaaaattacaagtaGATATTTCGACCAtctagcgacgactacaaacaCTGACGCAAGCCGAAGGCGCGCCGTTGTCCTAGCCTCTTCATCACCGGAGCCGgacaaagcttgtcgtagtagagcttgttgtagtaggaatgtttttttattgttgttttttttttgagaaatcaCCACCCATTTATTTAAATGATAGTCTGCTGCTTACAAACTCCCTGGGGTGGATCAATGAACCAAACATGTCTACCTAACACTAGATAAATCGAACTGCGAGCTAGAACATGAGCATCAACATTTGACTTTCTTCCCTCATGGACGAACTGCACCGTCTGAAACTCCATGACGCGCGCCTTAATCTCCTGGACGATATGCCCATATGATCCCATTCCCTCTCCTCTGATACTGCTAATGGCGTTGCTACAATCAGAAGCCAGTATAAACCTCTGAAGCGAAATGTCTGCTGCCAGAGCCATTCCTTCACGACATGCCATGGCTTCCAACATCTCCGGATCCGTCACTCCTATGATCACCACCGAAGAGGCGCCAAGGAACAGTCCATCTGATCCTCGAACCACTGCCGTGATCGCCCCAGTCGAGGAGTTCTTCGATAGGGCTGCG
This Lolium perenne isolate Kyuss_39 chromosome 1, Kyuss_2.0, whole genome shotgun sequence DNA region includes the following protein-coding sequences:
- the LOC127308087 gene encoding uncharacterized protein — encoded protein: MNPRSRRRSASPPPDTASPTEDENLLPELLLRLPARPSSLPRASLVCKRWRQVAADPQFLRRFCAHHREAPIIGVFLDFYRGELSFRSVLDPPDRIPTPRFSLRLDGIEGGCKSNTGTWSFRGCRHGLVVLTGGDHLGRGCRQVLVWDPVTGEQRFIAGPPPQPDHDWGNAHVQADVLCVAATRTGGDDGHVHGACHSTPFKVVLVSAQKHVARSCVYSSETGSWGSTMSTKVQHHTMSCIGSRSILVGNSLHWLIFGSGTGMLELDLDTQIPAAVELPEDAIDGHHGLYLSTLGGGVGFITVSDVYVAQLWLRTTCFDGAAEWMPAQAIELGKLLPLRPGEWTNLQTVMGVAGDDNVIFVSTNRGAFMVHLETMQFKKIFDRNPFAECTTSTIHPFSSFFAAGSSTPRH